In Panicum virgatum strain AP13 chromosome 5K, P.virgatum_v5, whole genome shotgun sequence, the genomic window TTGAGAATCTTCTATTTTTGCTGAAATGGCATCTCTTTCTCCCTGAATGGTGAAGTGACAATTTTTCAGGTAGCAAACTATCAGCGACAGAAGAAAATGTTggaaaacaattcaactatagGAAAACATGCATATAGATAAGGAATCATGATTTGTGCTGCTGTTTGCAAACAAGAAGGCACTACGAAACAGTATGCAATTATTGGGATGAAAGAAATATATGATCACAAAATTAACATAGAATCAGTAAACTGTGAACTTTTGACTAACATGGAACAGAATGGATGTCTAATTGTCTATACATTTCATGTAAGGTTTCAACACATTTTGATGTATGACAACACTAGGTCGGTGCATTGCTATTTTAACAAGTATAATATCCATGACCTGTAATAAGCATACCTGATTAGATGTCAGCTGAAGCTGAAAGCTGTTGAATTCTTGCCAATACCTGCCAAAAATATGACACATACGCTTTGCTTAGTAGTTGAAGCTTTATAAACAACATGGGCCCACCAAACACTCAGACTGTGTAAACAACTGCATAATTGTTGTGGCCTGATGTTCCCGTGATAACTATTTTCCAGTGGTGGTATCTTTTATGTCAACTTATATTGAACATTTTATTTAGTTAAAAAGTAGCAGCAAAGTATTTGCTTTTTTCTGTGAAGAGGGTGCAATATTGCTCAACCTCTTATATGGAAGAAACAAAGGAGAGCAGGAAAAATAGGAACCATTGCAAGCATGACAAAGAGGAGAGCCTACTGTCCGcgccaaataaataaaaaaatggttCAAGACAATGCAGCCTGTAGACAAACTTTAAAACTAATAACAAGAGGATGCCAGAAATAAAAATGGGAAGGAGAACAAAAACTAACCGCTCTTCCAATTCCTCAAATTGTTTATATTTTGTTTCAAGATCTTTCATCTCAGAACTAACTTCTGAATATTGCTTTTCAGCTTCTTCAATATCAGCTTTAAGTttctgttcttcttcctcaatcTGAATTGCAGCAAAGAATACAAATGGAATTTACAGAAGTGTTACAACTTACACATACCAACAAACAATTCTTGTAGCTTCTGCAATAAGGTTGGTAACATGGACATGCCTTCCAATATATTATGTTTGGTTTATTAAAAAATATGGCTGTTAAGTGTTAACTGCTTGAGCACTATTTCAATAAAAGGTATACTTTCTCATTTCATGCCACTTAATATGATAGCTTCATAGTAAAAAGATCAAATTTGATTTCCATGTAATGCTGctacatattcatcatcatttaACCTCATTAATTAGCTTCCAGTATCATGTATCATCTTCTTACATGCTGATGGAAGTATACAAACTAAATAGTAAACTCTGGATTAAAGTTCATTAATTAGTTTATGATCAAATCATATATGCCAACAGGCGTCACCTTTCGGTTCTCCTCCTGAAAATCTGTTTCACTGAGGATGCTGTAGGATTCTTGCTCCAGTTGTTGAAGACAAGCCTCATAAGCTTTGATATCAGAATTAATATCTTCAATCTCAAAATCCATCTTATCAGAAAGAATTCTCATACATTCAACACAAAGTGGCTGCTCAACCTGCATAACATAGTTAGATCATTAAGTCGTTTGCACAAAAAATAATGCTATAACTGAATAGCACAAACATAAAGAAAAATATGAATGACAACAATAGCAACCCTCATACAATCAATATTGATGCATCTTAAGTAAGCAATCCTACCTGAGTTTGTGAGGTCGCAATATCGAATGCTCTTTTTAATACAGTAACACTAGAGAAAAAACCAGAATTATTTCCTGGCGAGGAGCAACTTGGTGGCAGCAGCTGCGCACCATCTCCTTCAGAGGAAGAAGTCTTGTATATGGAAGCAGTAGGAGGTGGAAGCATAATATATGAGTCCTCTATTGGTCTTGTTAGTGGGGATGCAGCACTTCGTGGGCATGGGGGAATTCCAAGACCTTTAGATCTGTTCTTCTTCGATAATACTACATAAGAATTGTCCATCCTGCTTGCAGCCATATTACAACCCTGAACAGCAGATGCATGCAAACCTGCATCCATTAATGGTACAAAACGTAAGAGCCAATATTTTGGATGGTGGAGAAGCTTGATGGGTAGTGCTTGAAGGaaagggaaaaaagagaggaaattaAATGATGGTTGCCAGGTCAAATCTGTGGCACAAAATTCTGTATCAATTTAAAAGAAGATATCTACAGTAAAGCTTAAAAGGAAAATGACAAATGGTAGCATAGCACCAGAATAACTGAATCGTTTAACCTCATTGGCAGCTCAAGAAATTACAGTTTTCAGCATCATCGAAACAAAACAATGAAGAATTCTTAGGCTTAAGATCAAGGCAGCAACTCTTTTCCCAGTTCAACAGAAGAATTACAGCTAAGTATTTGCTGATTTAGCCTTTTAGCTTATCCTGGATGTCGTCATGCAGGTTCCATTGTGGGTGAACACCtctattccaaaaaaaaacaaagcaagAGAACAGTGCAACCAGAAGCATGTTTGACATAACATAAATATGCAACATTCGCACTATGATGGATCGTGGGTACTTGCTAATTTCCAGTTAAGTCAGTAACGAAAAATTAAAGCTATATGACCTCAACTTGTCCAGCACCTCACGGGCAATTCAGTGGGTCGAATTTCCAATCCCTATCGCGCACTATGCATTGTAAACCCGTGACTCCCCAAATCGCACCCAAAACCACTGCAATTTCTAGAAACAATTACAGTTTAGTGCATTCCATCAGAAAAATGCACGTGCAGTTTTCGATAATTCAAATGTGCCTGACTCCTCATGCTATTATCATCAAATAAAGAATTTAATCATGGAATCGGCTGGTTCGAATCGATGGGCTAATAACGGGATGGCTAATCTTCGGATGAGCGACAAATGTACCGGAGGCCGGGAGCCTGTCGGCGTCCCCGACGACGGCAAGCGCGCCGTGGCACTCCTGGCACCTGAACCGCGGCACGGATTGGCCCGCCCCGCCGCTCCGGCCACCGGTCAGGTGCCTCATCTCGCCGGGCACCACGCTCCCACTAGGCAGACTCCTTGCTGAACCGAACGGCCTTTGCCCTTGCGTTTCGCGGATACCAAATCCGCCCTGTATCTGCGATTCCCTTCAGGCACGAGGGGAGATCGAATCGGAGGAAgaaggggtttttttttttttgaaattaatcGGAGGAATATGACTCCACCGGGATAAGACGCGGACGGAATCGGGCAACTCCAAACGGCGCGGGGAAGAGCACGGCGTAACTGACGTGTGGGACCGGAAACGGAGAAGAGTAtatgggcccacctgtcggtgggTTGGAAGACGGTATCCTTCTTCAAATCACGTCTTCTTCGGGAAaagtttctcttcctcttcctcttcctctccctctctctcttcgaCGACGTCGGcgagggctagggtttggtgtGGTTTGGTGTGTCACCGCCATCCGCCATGGCAGAGGCCACCCAGTACCAGATCCTGGTGCGGCTCCTCGACGGTCGCACCCACTGCCTCCGCTTCACCACGCCCAGCGtctccggcgccgccctcctcgaTGCCGTCGCGACCCTCTCCCGCgttccggccgccgcgctccgtctcgtcgccggccgcctcgaCGTATCGCCCTCGTCCGTACTCACCTCAGCCGCCGACGGACAGTTCCCCTCGGCGTCcgcgctcctccgcctccggggAGGCAAGGGCGGGTTCGGCTCCCTCCTCAGAGGGGCCGCCTCCAAGGCCGGCCAGAACAAAACCAGCAATTTTGACGCCTGCCGCGACATcaacggccgccgcctccgccacgtcAACGCCGAGCGCCGCCTCGAGGAATGGAAGGCCGAGGCCGCGGATCGCCAGCTCGAGAAGCTCGCCGAGGACTTCATCAAGAAAAAGGCCAAGGAGGCGGGCCGCCGCGGTGGGCCCTCAGCCGCCGAGGTGGACAAATACCTCGAGAAGTACCGCAAGGATGCTGAGATCTGCGTCAACGCGGTTGAGGAATCCGTGCGTGCATCTCTTGGGAAGAGGAAGACCGCGCCTAAACCACCCCCTGGGGCAGACTCCAAGAAGTTTAAGATTTGGTGAGTAGCATCCAATCCTTCGACATGTTGATTGAATTGCATTTCATTTGGAATATCAACTTTTCATCTCCTTAATTGAGCTGCTTATGTCCTGAAAAATCGGTACCCATTTCGTTTGGGAAATATGCCAAGTTGTGTCTTCTGAATGCCAAGCTTGTTCTATTATGTTGCTCTGAGATGTTAATTGTTATGTATACATGTTTACTTCTAATACTCCCTAATGTCTGTGAGTAAAGTAATATGCAAGGAACTTCATGTTTGGTTCTCAAATCTAAACACGTCAGATTGCCTTATAAGCCGCAAATTTAAGTCGTTTATGGGATGATTGCGTATAAAGATAGTTGTGTGTCTGTAAGTCTGCATTTTGTTTTTAGGTAGCTGATTAAACCAAATCAAATTTACTATACTGCAGTGTTCTAAAAAACGTTTTTAAAcgtcgtttaatcttgattaaacgctgaacggtggccaagcgttgcgtttaatcacagtgtcgtttaatcacaacacacgtttaatcatgttcaatctacgtttaatcacaaaaaactctaaaccataggcaagcgttcgcctagcgtctagcgttttttagaACCTTGCTATACTGACAATGGATGAGTGTTTGCTATTGTTGTTTGTGTTGTCAAGTACCTGATTTAATTCCATTGTGCAGGTTGGGAAAGAATAAGGTAGAAGACAATGAAAGCGATAGTGACAGTGATATGGATGATGAGGATAGAGAAGGTGATGAGGGCACAGATGCCAAATCCATAGTTCTTGATGACGGGAATTGCTCAAATGGATCCAGCAAAAGTGAGGACGAGAAGCCTGATCTGGGTTCCGTTTCTGGGTCACATTCAGAAGGAGAGTCCTCAGGTGAAAAGTCCCAGCACATTGATTCAGACGAAAATGGAAAATGTGTTGAGTCAAGTGTGGAACCGACAGTGAGATCAGGGGCTGAAGGTGGTGATGTTGAATCTGATGGTAGTGTGGAGACTGACGTAGCGGATCAGCCCATTTCTGTGAGCAGTGCTGTAGTTCCTTCAGAAGAAGTGCTGAAATCAGATGGAGTCAAAGCAGATGTGGATGGCACTGCTTCAGCTGCTTCAAATCAAAACAACCCAGAGGTGACTCAAGTAGAAGAATCTACTGATGTCAGCAATTCTCATTCAGAACCATTAGACCTGGCAAAGTACAGTTCAGCTGCAGAATTGGAGGTATGTTGCGTACTTTTTTCTTGACGTACCTTTTTTGGTATCATGATTACATTGTAGCTCTGCACTAGACATGCATTTTCTCTTTAAGCAATGTCTGTCATAAATTAGAGGCATTACTTTCAAGGATTATACTGTCATAAGTAATGACTGTCATAAATCATGATTACCATTAGGTAAGGAGTTTAGGAATTGAGTAACTGTTCAATTGCTAAGCCCCATTGATGGTACTATTGTGTCATGATAAGCTGATTGTATTTTAAATCTCAAACTATTTCCAGGTACCAAGTCAATCATAATGGCATTATTTATAGCTTCTATAGTTATCCCTTCAATACTAGACAAACACTGGGTTTTCCTTTTGTGCTAATTCATATGAATTGGCAAATGGGATTGCCTTGGAAATTAATGGGTAATCAGCTCATGTAGATATCATGACATACAAAGTGTAATGTGCATCAATGAGAATGGCCATTTAAAGCACTGTGTCAGTCCCCTGTTTCATTCTGTTTTACTCATATGCACTTGTTAATTTTATTTTGATAATTGATCATTATTTTTACTTTAATAAAATCCATTTGATTTCATTGTTTTGCATAACTCATTTTCCCATAGAGTACTTGGCTGTGTGAGCACGGTTTACTGGATTCATGTCTTTCCCCCTTTTCCCATATGAAATATATCCATCTACTTATTAAGACACAGGAGGGTCTTGGTTTTGTTTAATCACTGTTTTCCTTTTCTGTATGAGCTTTATCCATAACTTTGATTTATGATCTTCCCTGCCTCACTGCTGTTGCCATGCAGACACTTGGCTTGGAGAAGCTCAAGGTGGAGCTGCAAAGTCGTGGACTAAAATGCGGTGGAACATTACAGGAGCGAGCTGCCCGACTTTTCCTTCTGAAGACAACTCCACTGGACAAGCTACCAAAGAAGCTGCTCGCAAAGCCCACTGCTGGGACTGGGAGGAAGTGAGTAGTAATAATAGCATGTAACAGGTTCTATGATTAAGGAAACAAAATGCAAAACTTGAGCTGTATTTGAAGATACTTGAAATCTGTTGTAAGATGATCATACGCCTTTGGCTAGGCACGTCAAATCAATGAGATGCATGTATCATGTATGTATACTGCTGCTCTCCTAGCCGTAACCTTCTTTTTGGCTTAAGGTCTGTTTGAATTTGTGATGCTGCTAACTTCGCACATGAAACGCGGGCAAACGAAAAGTGCGACAGTACCTGTTATGCCTCTTGGGTAGAGCTGCTCAGTTCTTCGATGGTTTAAATGGGATAGTATAGGCATATCTCAGGTCGtgttctgaatttctgatggAAAGAGGCGAGCCATTTAGTTAGCCTCTTTGTTTAGCCGTTACCAGCAGTAGTCGGGGTTTGGGCCGGCCAGCATGACTTGCCTTTGCCGGGGGGGCCTTCTTTGCGGCTAGACGCTCAAACTCAACCAACAGGACATGAcccgaaaaaaaaaaggacatgACCCGCCGGACAAATCCACATTTAACTACTGAATTCAACGATTCGGGGACAAAATTCTTTGACCAACTAAGTGTactttttccttctctttctgAGATGCAATTCAGTGAACCTTCAGCGGTCGTGGCTCCAGTACGAGGTTGATTTACTTGTCCGGCGTGGACGTCAACTGTCTTCCGGTCTATGATTGTGAAGACCTCATTGTGGCAATGTGGCTTGAAGGAGGCACTTGCTCATTTTAAAGTTGTTAATTATAATCGCATTAAGGTTAGCAGTACATCTTCGGTTACCCCTGCCATTCACAATCCCTACTGCCCAGATAAAAGAAAATATACAAATACCTCACTTTTGCTGCCTCAAACCAGATATTTATATCATATGAAATTGAGCACCATCGACACAATTATGAATCAATTTCTCCGAAGAGAACGACAGTAAACAAAGAGACAGAGAGTTAACTGTCCATTCCATCAACATCTAGCCCCAGTAATGGCATGTAACACCtgcctcgcggacagtccgctcggggtcggcggacagtccgccaggcaTCGTCCAGATATTTATCGGATGGATGTGGGACCCACTTGtcattcctctcttcctcctcacttcgtctagagccgagcggagctcgagcgctcacgccgtcgtcgcccccttccgtcgatctccctactccggccaccaaacctcgattcctcgcgcgagaaccttcctcggcacctccaccaccttcCCAACCCCTAGACCGGCTTCTTACGACCGGAATcatcccccgccaccgccggttgccattggaggtgcttgaagctttgctccacgtcgatccgcttctccggtcgtcctccgctcgaaccgaccgcgggaatggattcgtggtgagttccgTGTGCCTTCCggtctttttccccttccgtggtgtgtcgccggcgccggtgaacggccgccgccgccgcacttgctGCCGCTCGCGGCGCGGGTCAAAAGTTAtgcatcgcggacggtccgcctgggaggcGCGGACAATCCGCCGGTCAGGTTAGGTTTcgaccagagacgatgttgtctctggtggtttaGCAGAATTGACTGTGGACAGTCCGCTATAGGGGagcagacggtccgccgttgaaatttgaagtttgtccagagacgatgtctctggtgggggtgcgcaggattgaactgcggacggtccgccacttgagcgcggacagtccgcagtagagtttAGGATTTTGTCCAGAGATGTTGCCGTCTCTGGAGGATTGAAtacgtgaactgcggacggtccgccaagggggcggacagtccgcaggtaggattagaaattgttccagagacgttgttgtctctggtgggtcgGTAGAAtggtacggcggacggtccgccacttgggcgcggacagtccgcagggctttccagttggagtaAAATAGTTACATCATTGAGCTGCACttatttatttcatatgcatacgtgtagcatctgcagctgagggcgccgtatttgaggtgattgcggcaccgcaggagcagccgacGCAAGccaggaggagaggtgtgagcacccggcccaaggcccgtctgaccccagctCTGAGCAGCAGTCCGAAGGCAAgtcccggtgcacatcctattaatttaacttatgacacctatatatgtaattattacttatgcattacgtttaggagttgtttgaaaccctagttgcatgaacctAGGTGTCCTTGAGTTGTACTGGTacgtataggacgatagaaatgctatgctagatagggtctggtagaagtcgagtaattttttggttactcgcgagatataggatagcaGCAGTCcttggaatgaaagaaagaatagaatttgagaccgggcgggggaggtgcagttccgcctgtgtcggttaaggaccgagccgttgttggccctgctgatcatgtttgaactgtactaaccgcatgccgggagtaggaggtagtcgaaaccgataAGCCTAGTGCTGCctcacttcgaaagtacagaactgcatcaccaccccgtagggcgagtcgagtagtcacgGAGAAACGGGAtacatatgtttacttttggtggtctcacggtgagctcggctgactatatgaaggtggggtggttctgtagttcgaggcgggaaggggaagggttggtgcgtgtggtccgacggggcttttacGTGCCGTgttagttaggtccaccttgcaaggttaaatcgaatcgattcgccgtcagtcgctctcggatatgagcaccttggtcactgcgtcgcagCGTAGTGTTGTGATGGAATGATGGTTGTACCTATGTTGATGAACATATGAATTATTATTTATTGCTCCACTTGTTTGCTCTagatttggttatgcaaatattagactatgttaatttatatagaacttgggctaaaataaggaaagtgaggaattactttagtcgctatTTTCTGCAAgctaaccaccagccaaaagccttgcatgtctagatacgtgggctaagttatacccactggtcggataagtcttgctgagtattagtatactcagggtttgttgccacaattatttcaggacacgcagACGTATACTTCTGTCTCTGctgcgtcaagttcatccgccgggatgcagagggatgggaggttaTGGAGCCAGACGTTTAGTTAGGGACATCCCTAGGGCACACTTTTGGTAGTTGCATGCCCCTTTCCTCTAGTTGAACCCGGATCTCAGTAATGCAAAGTTgtaaattatatatttattcaaacttagtttgtaaaacttaaggtaaAGCCTTATGcatatttgttgtattttcaattatgtgtcgtgcttgtaccatctgcgcccaccttcgcgtgggactatcggtgatgtttcgatcgggacgtgggttgagaaaggatcgccaaattaagccgttaagctaatgagcccgatgtgttcaaatgacggccattacacttaattagagttttaatttggcggttccgtcacatggCACAAGCTGTACATatacatattttttaaaaacaaacTGAATATGATAACTTATCGAATGAATTCACTTCAGCTCATTTTTCCTTCTAATTTCACCGACGCGGGGCCCTTTTGCTAGGTCATCTTCCCTGTGAAGCTCTGAGCCTCTGACCGTCCCATCTTCCCTTCGGTGGTGAATCATGGCAGTTCATTTTGAGGCGAATCATGGCATTCAGGTTGCTGAACTTATCCTGTGTGTGTAGCCCGGAGGGATTCAGGGGGGCATAACCACAGCCAGATCACAATACTCCACGAGAGCTCTGTAACTATTTCTCCGACCAGTTCAGTGTATGAGGTTGGGGCCTTCTATCGCGGCGTCGACGTCAAGAACCTTCACAGTTCGCTTTTACTGATCTCGCAGTTACAGCTttctctgctctgccttggctgAGAAACGGTCTTGGATGAGGGTCATGTTGCCCTCTTAAATCTGATCACGATAAAACTTTGAACCGGTCCGTCTATGAATGATCGTGACGGCCCACGGTGGCTTCAAAAAGGCACTACTACTAGTTTCAAGTTTCGCCGATGGTCCTCGCCTCATAAGCTATTCGTTTACCTTTTCTTGGAACCGTGAGTCATCAGTACTCCTTCCAGAACTGAGTGACCGCTCTGTTGTTTAGTTTGTGACTGCCCGTGGCGTGAAAACGGCGGGGTCACATGTTTAAGCTGACTGGTGCTGTAACAGCTACCCCCACCTGCAAGCCCCCGCTGACCACCAATCCCCCGGTGGTCACGGCCCAGTTCTCCTCACAATTCAACTTGatccttatatatttttaacttaaaattgtataagatacACCGGTCTTTTTAACGCCCTCGCGCCACTCATGAGGTGGCGAAATCGACTGCATCACTAGCCATGTCGTACCACTTGCACCCGTCGCTTTGCTTTACGCTCAAGGTAAAAGCGTGAAAGGGTAAGGTCCGGGCAGAAGATAAGAGCCAAGCCCTTGAATCAGCCTCGAGGTGAAAAGCTAGCAACTGATCGAACAGAGGGTGGATGGTAACGAGGCGATCGCGACGGCATGCTTGTGTTGTGTCGTGATCAAGAAGCGGAAATCTGGCCACTTCGTTCTATCCGATTCTTCGGATGCTCGATCTCCGTTCTAATCTGAAATCAACAGCTCCAAACCAACCATTTTGGTAACGAACCAGGGGATACATGGTGGATATGAGAAGAGCATACTGAAGGTAGACAACGTATATATACGGTGATCCGACTAACTAGTGGCCACCTCTTTCCGCTACATGTACAGAGTACAGACACACGGCCGGGTCACCAACCACACTTGCATACACACTCAACTGAAACGGCAACTAGGAGTCAGTCTACTAGGACACGGGCGACCAAACTTCCAAGCAATCTCCGGCGCTCGAACTAGCTGGTGTCACACCACTTTTGTGCACTAAAGCTACTTCTCGCTTATCGGCGCGAGCTGCAGGCTCCAGCACGCGTCCCGCCGGCACGGCgcccggagctcgccggcggcggcccggagctCGCCCCTGAGCTCCGCCATCCTGGCCTTGCGCGCCCGCGCGCCCTGCGCCTTCAGCCTCGCCGCCAGCGCCTCCGCGTCCTTCCTCCTCATCACGACCTTCACCGTCACTGCCACCGAGCCGGCTgccggggccgcgccgccgccgccgccggcccgcggcgGGACGCCTCCTGCACGAGCACGACGTCGCCCCGCACACGTCGTCTGTTCCTCCTTATCATCAGCGACGTCGTCGTCTCGCCGCTGCTTGCGCGCGGTGATGACGACCGCGCGCCTCGACGACGGGGGAGCCGCCGCCTCGGTGACGACGTCGTTCTTGGAGCGCCTCCACCCGGCGTTGCCCATCTCTGATTCTCTGCGCGTGCGTGGAGCGGGACTAGTGGTCAGTGACCAAGTGACTAGTTACTAGACAGTAGAGACTAGCGAGTGTTGGTGTTCGGATTGGCATAAGCGCTTCGGTGCTCCCGCCCGGGCTTTATTTGGAGCTCGCGAAGGGGAAGACCCCGGCCCGTTTCAGAGGTGAAGGTGAAAGTGTTACATTTTAGTACTAGCTGGCACAAACGGAAGTGCTTATAAGATGAACTAAAATTTAGTTCATTCAAACGGAAATGCTAATAAAATAGACTAAACTTTAACTAAGACTTAAAAAATTTAATATATGTATAAGTGTTATTATATGCtagagtttagcatccaattaTAGCTCCTCCCGACAGAATctttgtgagaaccgcccaatttgatactattttaaacgaaccgccggttattatcatccagatgagagttaacacgtgcttgccggagagcgtgccacgtgttatcccacacctagagacacgaataaccgacacgtcattcatccaaaataatatcaaatccggtagtcccggtatgtgctccaacatacgcccagaatcagcatatccacataccgtttacaatcaaATACATCGCCaaaaatccacaaagagcagttttatacaatcagagttcacagcttaatattacaagttcaacatatgtgggtttcaaacttcacttacaagccttggCTCACGAAAGCCATATAGATAACCACAAATttggttttgcagaaaaagcattttcctataaataaccataaatagatcaattttcagctactctaaacaaagtaaaacaaaaaaagaaagcaacctgaactaaacaaatccaagaaaattatcatagatactatgcatgaaaacaaagctaacaaaactggttttactattttctcactttccagcaaaaagttctatattaaaccatatTTTGGAAAGCAAGCACGAAATCGAAATGAAACCCTAAAGAACAGCAAGGAAACACATGAGTAAgatgcaccactgaaaactacacctcacaaggagtctatcaaaatttagtttgataTTTTTCgagcagtacacaaataaccaagcattaaactcacttttgcaaaataaaattatagataaatctacagcagagtaacatgcaaaacaatatttttcctaagtagatctcagatagaggaatccaacaaaacaagtttcataatttttggatctatacatgaatttctacACATTTTGCAAGTTTGCAGACAATTCAACCTAATGAAAACCCTAGCTAAAAGCTAGGTACACCCGGGCCTGGCCAGCCCAGAGGCCGACAGGccgggcccactggtcagcgcCCGCCCAGGCTGGGTCAAGGCTCAGCGCCCGCCTTGACCCGCCTAGGAGCGCGGCCACCGCGcagcccgcgcgc contains:
- the LOC120707623 gene encoding beclin-1-like protein isoform X1, with the protein product MRHLTGGRSGGAGQSVPRFRCQECHGALAVVGDADRLPASGLHASAVQGCNMAASRMDNSYVVLSKKNRSKGLGIPPCPRSAASPLTRPIEDSYIMLPPPTASIYKTSSSEGDGAQLLPPSCSSPGNNSGFFSSVTVLKRAFDIATSQTQVEQPLCVECMRILSDKMDFEIEDINSDIKAYEACLQQLEQESYSILSETDFQEENRKIEEEEQKLKADIEEAEKQYSEVSSEMKDLETKYKQFEELEERYWQEFNSFQLQLTSNQGERDAISAKIEDSQAHLEMLEHTDILNDVFYISHYGIFGTINSLRLGHTHVVEWDEINAAWGQAALLLHTMAQYYTPKFQYRIKIHAVGSYPRITDINNKTHKLFGPANVLFSTQYDNAMTLFLTCLQEFAEFAVSLDKEKNVPPDKSFKLPYKIDGDKVGGYRVVLSDFNTRENSTKALKNMLCNLKWVLFWFIRTTS
- the LOC120707623 gene encoding beclin-1-like protein isoform X2, with translation MAASRMDNSYVVLSKKNRSKGLGIPPCPRSAASPLTRPIEDSYIMLPPPTASIYKTSSSEGDGAQLLPPSCSSPGNNSGFFSSVTVLKRAFDIATSQTQVEQPLCVECMRILSDKMDFEIEDINSDIKAYEACLQQLEQESYSILSETDFQEENRKIEEEEQKLKADIEEAEKQYSEVSSEMKDLETKYKQFEELEERYWQEFNSFQLQLTSNQGERDAISAKIEDSQAHLEMLEHTDILNDVFYISHYGIFGTINSLRLGHTHVVEWDEINAAWGQAALLLHTMAQYYTPKFQYRIKIHAVGSYPRITDINNKTHKLFGPANVLFSTQYDNAMTLFLTCLQEFAEFAVSLDKEKNVPPDKSFKLPYKIDGDKVGGYRVVLSDFNTRENSTKALKNMLCNLKWVLFWFIRTTS
- the LOC120707625 gene encoding replication stress response regulator SDE2-like, which produces MAEATQYQILVRLLDGRTHCLRFTTPSVSGAALLDAVATLSRVPAAALRLVAGRLDVSPSSVLTSAADGQFPSASALLRLRGGKGGFGSLLRGAASKAGQNKTSNFDACRDINGRRLRHVNAERRLEEWKAEAADRQLEKLAEDFIKKKAKEAGRRGGPSAAEVDKYLEKYRKDAEICVNAVEESVRASLGKRKTAPKPPPGADSKKFKIWLGKNKVEDNESDSDSDMDDEDREGDEGTDAKSIVLDDGNCSNGSSKSEDEKPDLGSVSGSHSEGESSGEKSQHIDSDENGKCVESSVEPTVRSGAEGGDVESDGSVETDVADQPISVSSAVVPSEEVLKSDGVKADVDGTASAASNQNNPEVTQVEESTDVSNSHSEPLDLAKYSSAAELETLGLEKLKVELQSRGLKCGGTLQERAARLFLLKTTPLDKLPKKLLAKPTAGTGRK
- the LOC120707626 gene encoding uncharacterized protein LOC120707626; amino-acid sequence: MGNAGWRRSKNDVVTEAAAPPSSRRAVVITARKQRRDDDVADDKEEQTTCAGRRRARAGGVPPRAGGGGGAAPAAGSVAVTVKVVMRRKDAEALAARLKAQGARARKARMAELRGELRAAAGELRAPCRRDACWSLQLAPISEK